In Spirochaeta isovalerica, the genomic window AACGATAGACGACCTGCCGGAAGGCGCGGGCATATTCGCCGGCGGATACGGCGGCGACCCGGTCGCTCTGGATAAGGCCAGAGCAAAGGGCATTCCCATGATAGACAAGATCTGTCCCTGGGTTAAATTTCTTGAGCAGGATATAAGATCGGTTCCCGAGGGGTATCAGTGCGTAATCCTGATCGATGAGTTCCATATAGTCTATAAAAACTTCAAATCCTTATTTCCGGAAAATACCCTTATTGTCAATGAAAAGAATTACAGGGAAAAGTGCGAAGGGCTCGATAGGGACAAACCTGTTTTCCTATGCGTTTACGCTACATTCAGGCAGAAGGATTTTGATAATGTCAAACATTGCATTGAGAAGAAGCTGCCGGGTTTGCCGCACAAATCCTCTTCCAGAGGAATATGCTCGTGGATTACCCGTAACAGTCTTTTCGATGAGATCGGCCAGGTCATACCCGGACGCGGGCTGAGCCAGGTCTGGATCATATGCAATTCCGAATACAATCGCTCGGTCCTGACCCTGATAAACGAAATCGAGGATAAAGGCGCTGAAGCCAGATTGCTCAAACATGTAGATGACATACCCCTTGAGCTACCCGAATCGGGAAATATAGGTGTTCTTATCGCTCCTGTTCCTTTTGATAAAGACAGAGAGATCCTGAACGCCATTAAAGAAAGGTTTGAGGGAATACCGGTACTTTAGTATAGAACAGGATTCCCGGGGCTTTGGCTTCCACATCCAGTTCAATACTCTTATCCTCTTTCTGCTCATCGCAGTGCAGTATGGAATTGTCGATCAGCTCTGTCAGAATCTGAAAGAAATCCAGGGGAACAACATTTATCTCCAGATCCGGAGGACAGCTGACCTTGATCGATATGTCGTTTTCCGATTTCTTAAGCGAGTTCAGGACTTCGATCCCGCGGAGAGCTGTTGATATCTGGCTGATCAGGTTGCTGTAGACCTCTCCGAACTCCGGTCCTTTCTCAATCACTATAAATCCGAAGATATTGTCCAGAAAAAAAAGGTTGTTTATTATAACTATATCGCCTGATAGCCGTTCCAGGCCGGATTGTGGTAGAATTTCCCTTGCCGGGAAGGGGGTATTTGCGAGAGGAGAACTTTCCTTTTCTTTCCATTCCTGAATGACAATTCGGGCGTTCTTTCTGTCTTCTCCGTGGTAGAGAAGCACAAAGATGGAGGGAAATTCCAGTTCGGAAGAGGCCCGGGAAATTCCCTTTGCCAGACTGGCCATATCATAGCTGTTGACTATTCCCTCGGAGATGAATCGTCTCGATCTGTACAAACGGTCACCCCATATGCCCGATGCGAATTTCTCTTTCTCTCGATTCCATTCTTTGCCGGCCGGAAAATAAACCTCGTCATTTTTGCGTAAGAGCCGATTTTCCAGGTCAGGTTGCTCCGCTCCTGAATCGGTAACATGATTTCCGCAGGAGTCCCTCAACCACAGCGAAATTTCTCCGACCGTGATCAGTAACCAGATGATCAACAGCCTGGGCGATGCCCTTCTGCGGCGAGATCCTGACAGAAGACATCCCCGGGACGGGATCGCCGAGGCTGACCTTCGGGATGGAAGAGGGAAACAATCTGGTAAATTCTGTAAACTCGCTGTATTCGATAAAAGGAGAGAGACTGGTGGAGATAAAAATCAAACCGTCAAGCCTAGCTTCCATGGCGAGATCGTAGATCTGGTTAGCGGTTCTTTTCGGAGTTACCCCTTTTAAAGAGTTCCTGTGTAAAAGAGAAGATTGAACTCCAGTTCCGAAGCTCTGCTTTCCAGTCCTTTGCAGACCAGTTCGTGATAAGGTCCTTCAATCTCGATCATTATCACTCCCACCGTGTATTTTCCGGTCATATTAAAATAGTAGGTTATTTGATGTCCTGTTTCAACTGAACTGATTGAAGCTTATGTTTGCGGGAAAAATCCAACTTTCCTTTATAAAGGAGCAACTGGTTAATTCTTTGATATATCAATAGCTGTATCCTATTATTTAATGAAAGATTATAATCTTTTGTTTATGAATCTGCTTCTTTAAATCAATTATTATTGGGGATAATTATGGTTAATGAATCAGCGGCTGGGGATCAATATTCTCTTTATATGACTGCTATTGATGCAATAACTGATATTATTAGAAATATAAGTGACCGGGATGAACTTTTAAAGAGAATTCTTCAGACACTTTGTGAAATCCTGAAGCTTGATAAGGCTTTGGTTTGTTCAGTTTGTCCGGATGACAATACAATAGAGACTTATTGCGAATGGCCGAATGAAGAATCTGGGAGTAATTTACAGAAGTTTAAATACTCTTCGCATTTTTCTGATAAACACATTTCCCAAATAATCGAGACACATCATTACCTGATAAGTTCTCAAACCGCATCATTAAATTGTGATGAATGCGACAATCTTCATGACAAATTTAAAGTTCAATGTCTTTTATGGTATCCTTTTGATTTTGATGGGAATTCTTTTAATTCACTTTTATTGGGTCAAGCCCGGAAAGAACACCTTTGGACAAAACAGGAATTGATCTTTATTGGTTCAGTGACAAAGCAATTGAGCCTGGCCTTATTAAAACTACAACTAACCGATATTCATACTGCTCAGACGGGACGTATGCAAAAGCTGGAAACTGAATCCTATGTTTTGAACACTAGCACCAACATATTCAGATCTGTAATGGAAAACAGTCCTATCCCTATATGGATTTCCGATGAGAAGGGGACCCTGATTCACGCTAACGATTCATTGAAAACAACACTCAACCTTACTGATGAGCAGCTTGTTGGAAAATATAATGTTATTCAAGATGAGAATTTTCAGACCAGTGAAATAAAGCAGAAGATAGAAGACCTTTTTGAAAGACATAATATAGTTCATCATTCCCTTTATTGGGAATCCAGGGTTGTAAAACATGCACCGCTTAATGGAGCCCGGAATGTCTGGATCGACCTAACCATGTATCCAATTCTCGATGCTGACAAAAAGATTATTAATATTGTATGTCAGTGGATTGATATAACTGAAGAAAATAGAGCTAAAAAGAAGTCTTCCATGCTTAATAAAGCTATTGAGAATTCTCTGAACGCCTTTGATATTGTAGATCATAGAGGCAGAATCATTTATGCAAACCAGGCATATTGCAAAATGTGGGGATATGATTCCATCGAGGAAATCCTTGATACTTCTCCCGTCAGCCATTGTGAAGACCCACAGAAGTCGACAGAGATAATTAATGAAATAAAAGAAAAGGGCAAGTTTATAGGCGAATTTAAAGCAAAGCGAAAGGACGGAACCTCCTTTGATGTGCTTATGTATGCCTTTCTGGATTATGATGAGAATGGCAATGAAATATATCCGGGAACATCTCTGGATATAACTGATCGAAAAAATGCGGAAATTCAGATGAAGGACTTACTGCAAGAACAGGAAGTCCTTTTAAACAATGATCCCTCTTTCATCATTTATAAAGACACAGAGAACAACATCATAAAAATTACCGATACGGTCGCGAAAATGACCAATCTTCCCAAGGAAGAAATTGAAGGGAAGCCATCGGCAGAGATTTTTCCGACAATGGCGGATGAATATTATAGAGATGATAAGGAAGTGATGGATAGCGGAAATCCGAAGATGGGGATTATAGAACCGTTACCTTCTTCCGATGGTTCTAGGAAATGGCTGCTTACTAATAAAGTTCCTGTAAAAGCAGAAAGCGGAAAAGTCACCGGTATCATTGTGTTTTCTACAGACATAACCAGTTTAAAAAAAGCTCAGGATGCCTTAGAGGATAGCGAGAAAAAGTATAGATTGCTGGTTGATAACATCAATGACCTCATTTGTGAAATCGATTCCAACGGTGTTTATACATATCTTAATAAGAACTATAAAGATATTTTAGGTTATGAGCCTGAGGAATTATTGGGAAAACCAGCGATAGATCTGATCCACCCCGATGATTTGGAAACCAGTCTTGAAAAGTATGAGAAGGTTAAAGATGAAGCAGGCGTCAGCATAGACGTCTGGAGGTTTTTGCACAAAGATGGATCTTACAGAATCATTGAATCGAAAGGACAGGTTTATCAGTATTCAGAAGATGAGTTAAGGACTGTCATCATTTCCCGGGATATAACCGAACAGAAAAAAACGCAAGAGCAACTTCAGAAAATTCAATGGCTGCTGACGCCGAAATCCAAGACACAAATTGATGATAAATATAGTCAGCCTTATGGAGATCTAACGGAGCTTAACAGTGACAGAACCATACTGGATTCCGTGGGAGAAGAGATGCTGAAAGACATTGTCAATGATTATCTGGGTCTGCTGGAAACTTCCGCTGCCGTTTATGAAAAGAATGGCGATTATGCTTTCGGTATTTTCTCCTCCGGCTGGTGCAGACTGCTTGATCGCAGGGCCAGGGAGCTTACCGCGATTACAGATCTGAACGAATCTCTGGATTCGGGTAAATGGTTGTGCCATGAGTCATGCTGGACTGATACATCCCTCAAATCCATTAAGACGGGAAAACCAACGGATTCTCATTGCCATGGAGGGTTAAGAATATACGCTTACCCGATTTTTGCATTCAATGAGGTTGTCGGTTCAATAAACTTCGGATATGGAAATCCACCGGATAAAATGACGGAGCTTAGAGAGATCTCAGAAAAATACTCAATCCCCATAGAGACACTGGAAGAGGAAGCCCGGGCTTATAAAACCCGACCTTCTTATATAATCGAGCTTGCCAAAGAAAGGCTTCAAGTCTCAGCGAGGGTCATCGGATCGCTTGTAGAATTAAATGTAACAAAAAGGCAGTTGCAAGAAAGTAGAGACTTTCTGAGCAGAACAGGCGAAATGGCTCGCGTGGGTGGTTGGGATTTAAATGTCGGTTCGGATAAAGTATACTGGACTGAAACAACATGCAGGATTCACGAATTACCTGACGACTTCTCCCCGACTCTGGAAGAGGCTATCCTTTTTTATCATCCCGAAGACCGGTCTTTAGTTCAGGAATCTGTTGAGTCAGCTATAAGCAAGGGAACACCATTTGATTTTGAGGCAAGACTTATAACCGCAAAAGGCAAAGAAGTTTGTGTCCGGGCCATGGGTCAACCGATCATGGAAAACGGGAAATGTATAAAAATATCAGGTACTTTTCAGGATATAACAGAGCAAAAGAAATTGGAGAGCGCTTTGGAAGTATCGTCAAGACTGGAATCTCTCGGAGTCCTCGCAGGCGGGATAGCCCATGATTTTAACAATCTTTTAAGTGGATTTTATGGATTGACAGATTTGGCCTTACAATCTCCTACTGTGGAGAAAAAGAACTATTATCTTGGCAAGGCAGGGGATACGATAGAACGTTCACGATCACTGACTCAGCAGCTTCTGACTTTTGCAAAAGGAGGCTCTCCGGTTCAAAAGATCGCGCCGCTGTTTCCTATGGTTGAAGAATCAGTTCATTTTGCACTAAGCGGATCAAAAGTTTCATGTAATTTCGATGTTCCGCAGGACCTTTGGAATTGTAACTATGATGAAAACCAGATCAGCCAGGTTATCGATAATCTGATCATTAACTCCAAGCAGGCTATTCCCAACGAAGGGAAAATAAATGTAACAGCCAGAAATATCTCAATTGCTGAAGGGAAGCACCCCCTATTAGCTGAAGGAGACTATGTCAGAATCTCCATTAAAGATAACGGTATAGGTATTCCTAAAGAGAAGTTAGATAAGATATTTGATCCCTTTTTTACTACAAAAGCCTATGGCCACGGTCTGGGGCTGGCTACTTGTTATTCCATAGTGAAAAAACATGGGGGTTGCATTGAGGTTGATTCTGAGCTGCATAAAGGAAGTCTCTTTAATGTATATCTGCCCGCAGTAGATGTAAATGTACCTTGTTCTGATAGAAAATTGAAAACAGAGCATTTTGGCAGCGGAACATTTCTGGTAATGGATGATGAAGAAGTTATTCGGGAAATTTTAAAAAGAACGCTTGAATCTTTTGGCTATACTGTTGTTTGCAAGGAGAATGGAAGAGATGCTTTAGATTTTCTAGAAGCAGAATTTAAAACCGGCAGATCGATCAGCGCTATGATTTTTGATCTTACTGTGCCCGGCGCAATGGGCGGAAAGGAGACAATAGCTGAATTGAGAAAAACAAATACAAAGATTCCCGCTTTTGTCGCCAGTGGATATGCCGACGGTCCTGTTATGAAGAATCCTCGTGAGTACGGCTTTACAGCAAGTATATGTAAGCCTTTCAGGCAGGAAGAATTAATAGATTTGCTCAACAATCACTTACAGACCAAATAAGGCTTTCTGCTTTCTTGCATTTTAATGTAGGGATTTCGTTATATCGCGATGGAGTTTTGTGCTATCCAAAGGATTTATATCCAGAAGTTAAGGGGCAATGTTCGCCAGAAATCTAAAAGAAATCCAGGGGACCTGAAAGGTCCTCTGGATAATCTCTGCAATAGTTTGATAAAAAAGTAAAACTTATGCTGCTTCAGCCTTTTACTGCCCCGGCCGTCAGCCCGTCTATGACATAGCGCTGAAGGGCAAAATAGAAAATGATGACCGGAAGAATGGACAGCGTGATAAAAGCCATAATCTGGTTCCACCCGGAAGCGTATTGTCCCTGATACTGCATGACTCCCAGGGGAATCGTAAAATGCGATGTATCGGAAAGGACGAGCAGAGGCAGCATGAACTGGTTCCAGCTGGCGACGAAAACGATAATCGTCACAGTAGCCAGAACGGGAGTTGAGAGGGGAACCATTATCTTTCTGAAAAAAGTGAGAATCGTCCCCCCGTCGATGCTGCAGGCATCCTGAAGCTCAAAGGGGATCTGCCGGAAAAAACCTGTCAGGATAAAAATACTGATGGGCAGGTTGAATGCGGCTTGAGTCAGGATAACTCCCCATCGTGATCCGATCAGTCCGAACGACCTCAATTGCAGGAAGAGAGGGAGAATGGCCACGGTCAGAGGAAAAAGCAGTCCCATTATAAAGAAGTTGAAAATGGCTTTCTGTCCTTTTATGCGGATTCTCGAGAGAGCAGCGCTGGCCAGCATGGCGAATACGATCACTATGGCTATTGTCGCGCCGGTGATGTATACGGAGTTGAATATCAGGGTCCAGTAGGTGCCGGTTGCTCCCAGTATTTCCGCAAAAGTCTGCAGGGTCGGGGGATTGGGGATTCCGAAGGGATCGGAGAATATCTGACCTTTTTCCTTGAATCCGCCCATCAGGACCGTCAGTATGGGATAAAACATGAGAAAGGCGATGATCGCGCTGAAAACAAATCTTATGACTTCATATCTTTTTTTTGTTACCATCAG contains:
- a CDS encoding PAS domain S-box protein translates to MVNESAAGDQYSLYMTAIDAITDIIRNISDRDELLKRILQTLCEILKLDKALVCSVCPDDNTIETYCEWPNEESGSNLQKFKYSSHFSDKHISQIIETHHYLISSQTASLNCDECDNLHDKFKVQCLLWYPFDFDGNSFNSLLLGQARKEHLWTKQELIFIGSVTKQLSLALLKLQLTDIHTAQTGRMQKLETESYVLNTSTNIFRSVMENSPIPIWISDEKGTLIHANDSLKTTLNLTDEQLVGKYNVIQDENFQTSEIKQKIEDLFERHNIVHHSLYWESRVVKHAPLNGARNVWIDLTMYPILDADKKIINIVCQWIDITEENRAKKKSSMLNKAIENSLNAFDIVDHRGRIIYANQAYCKMWGYDSIEEILDTSPVSHCEDPQKSTEIINEIKEKGKFIGEFKAKRKDGTSFDVLMYAFLDYDENGNEIYPGTSLDITDRKNAEIQMKDLLQEQEVLLNNDPSFIIYKDTENNIIKITDTVAKMTNLPKEEIEGKPSAEIFPTMADEYYRDDKEVMDSGNPKMGIIEPLPSSDGSRKWLLTNKVPVKAESGKVTGIIVFSTDITSLKKAQDALEDSEKKYRLLVDNINDLICEIDSNGVYTYLNKNYKDILGYEPEELLGKPAIDLIHPDDLETSLEKYEKVKDEAGVSIDVWRFLHKDGSYRIIESKGQVYQYSEDELRTVIISRDITEQKKTQEQLQKIQWLLTPKSKTQIDDKYSQPYGDLTELNSDRTILDSVGEEMLKDIVNDYLGLLETSAAVYEKNGDYAFGIFSSGWCRLLDRRARELTAITDLNESLDSGKWLCHESCWTDTSLKSIKTGKPTDSHCHGGLRIYAYPIFAFNEVVGSINFGYGNPPDKMTELREISEKYSIPIETLEEEARAYKTRPSYIIELAKERLQVSARVIGSLVELNVTKRQLQESRDFLSRTGEMARVGGWDLNVGSDKVYWTETTCRIHELPDDFSPTLEEAILFYHPEDRSLVQESVESAISKGTPFDFEARLITAKGKEVCVRAMGQPIMENGKCIKISGTFQDITEQKKLESALEVSSRLESLGVLAGGIAHDFNNLLSGFYGLTDLALQSPTVEKKNYYLGKAGDTIERSRSLTQQLLTFAKGGSPVQKIAPLFPMVEESVHFALSGSKVSCNFDVPQDLWNCNYDENQISQVIDNLIINSKQAIPNEGKINVTARNISIAEGKHPLLAEGDYVRISIKDNGIGIPKEKLDKIFDPFFTTKAYGHGLGLATCYSIVKKHGGCIEVDSELHKGSLFNVYLPAVDVNVPCSDRKLKTEHFGSGTFLVMDDEEVIREILKRTLESFGYTVVCKENGRDALDFLEAEFKTGRSISAMIFDLTVPGAMGGKETIAELRKTNTKIPAFVASGYADGPVMKNPREYGFTASICKPFRQEELIDLLNNHLQTK
- a CDS encoding carbohydrate ABC transporter permease — protein: MVTKKRYEVIRFVFSAIIAFLMFYPILTVLMGGFKEKGQIFSDPFGIPNPPTLQTFAEILGATGTYWTLIFNSVYITGATIAIVIVFAMLASAALSRIRIKGQKAIFNFFIMGLLFPLTVAILPLFLQLRSFGLIGSRWGVILTQAAFNLPISIFILTGFFRQIPFELQDACSIDGGTILTFFRKIMVPLSTPVLATVTIIVFVASWNQFMLPLLVLSDTSHFTIPLGVMQYQGQYASGWNQIMAFITLSILPVIIFYFALQRYVIDGLTAGAVKG